From Virgibacillus ihumii, the proteins below share one genomic window:
- a CDS encoding phage holin family protein encodes MLLRWFISILLNAVALIAVAQLFDGFHVDGFGTALLASVILAVLNIIVKPILIVLTLPITVVTLGLFLFVINAITLMITQGIMDESFVIEGFWTALFAAVIISILNLLLNRLVRDTVTER; translated from the coding sequence ATGCTGCTTCGGTGGTTCATATCGATTTTACTTAATGCGGTTGCATTGATTGCCGTTGCTCAATTATTTGATGGCTTCCATGTTGATGGTTTTGGAACTGCATTGCTGGCGAGTGTCATTCTGGCCGTTTTGAATATAATCGTGAAGCCGATCCTGATTGTTTTGACGCTGCCGATTACGGTTGTGACACTTGGCTTATTTTTGTTTGTCATCAATGCAATCACATTAATGATTACACAGGGAATAATGGATGAATCGTTTGTGATAGAAGGGTTCTGGACTGCGTTATTTGCAGCAGTCATCATTTCCATACTGAATTTACTGTTGAACCGGTTAGTGCGGGATACAGTAACGGAACGATAA
- a CDS encoding PspC domain-containing protein — MSKRLYRSESKRILAGVCAGIAEYFRINPTIVRLLFAASILLGPLGIIMYIICIFVIPKEREVS; from the coding sequence ATGTCTAAACGACTTTACCGGTCAGAATCGAAGCGAATACTGGCAGGTGTCTGTGCAGGCATCGCAGAATATTTTCGTATCAATCCGACTATTGTCCGGCTGTTGTTTGCAGCAAGTATTTTACTTGGTCCGTTGGGTATTATAATGTATATTATTTGCATTTTTGTTATACCAAAAGAGCGGGAGGTAAGTTGA
- the bshB2 gene encoding bacillithiol biosynthesis deacetylase BshB2 has protein sequence MEKHVVVIYPHPDDESFGAAGTITKFRREGVPVTYLCGTLGEMGRNMGNPTFANREVLPEIRKEELLEACNKLDIDLRMLGYRDKTIEFEDRDEVARHLRNMLEEIKPSLVITHYPEHAVHPDHNALGAAAVEAVRLMDSEERPTVWAQAITNSYYDEIGIPEVQNDVTMFFDEKMEAILSHKSQASGVLNNIRNSRNKNGELREEAKKHLGKEHFFIWNYEK, from the coding sequence GTGGAAAAACATGTTGTTGTAATCTATCCGCACCCGGACGATGAATCATTCGGAGCTGCTGGAACGATTACTAAATTTCGTCGGGAAGGTGTACCGGTGACGTATTTATGCGGGACACTTGGTGAAATGGGCAGAAATATGGGGAATCCTACGTTTGCCAACCGGGAAGTCCTTCCGGAAATCAGAAAAGAAGAACTTCTGGAAGCCTGCAATAAATTGGATATTGACTTGCGTATGCTCGGTTATCGTGACAAAACCATTGAATTTGAAGACAGGGATGAAGTCGCCAGACATTTAAGAAATATGCTGGAGGAAATTAAACCAAGTCTCGTTATTACACATTACCCGGAGCATGCGGTACATCCGGATCATAATGCGCTTGGAGCAGCTGCTGTAGAAGCTGTACGGCTGATGGATTCGGAAGAACGTCCGACTGTTTGGGCACAGGCTATAACCAACAGTTATTATGATGAAATTGGGATTCCTGAAGTTCAGAATGATGTTACCATGTTTTTTGATGAAAAGATGGAAGCGATTCTTTCCCATAAATCCCAGGCAAGCGGTGTGCTGAACAATATCCGAAACAGTCGCAATAAAAATGGTGAACTGCGTGAAGAAGCTAAAAAGCACTTGGGAAAAGAACATTTTTTCATATGGAACTATGAAAAATAA
- a CDS encoding YojF family protein → MKPIQQTEVQEWLESFVNKDVYVHLETTNGAYASHFDDKAYTVGAYIRNAKVKFSQAKIVGNGKTYRAGLKMDIGWIYAEGLTDWTIHNDNQLLLAGHDREGRLMVSLQVSETPFRY, encoded by the coding sequence ATGAAACCAATTCAACAAACGGAAGTGCAGGAATGGCTGGAGAGTTTTGTAAATAAGGATGTATATGTTCATCTTGAAACGACAAACGGAGCTTATGCCAGTCATTTTGATGATAAAGCATATACAGTAGGAGCGTATATTCGTAATGCGAAAGTGAAATTTTCGCAGGCAAAGATCGTTGGAAATGGCAAAACATATCGAGCAGGGTTAAAAATGGATATCGGATGGATTTATGCGGAAGGTCTGACGGACTGGACGATTCATAATGATAATCAGTTATTGCTTGCAGGACATGATCGGGAAGGCCGGCTGATGGTATCACTCCAGGTTAGTGAAACACCATTTCGGTATTAA
- the uvrA gene encoding excinuclease ABC subunit UvrA: MPSKSINIQGARAHNLKNVDVTIPKNKLVVLTGLSGSGKSSLAFDTIYAEGQRRYVESLSAYARQFLGQMDKPDVDAIEGLSPAISIDQKTTSRNPRSTVGTVTEIYDYLRLLYARVGRPTCPKHGIEITSQTVQQMVDRILEYPERTKMQILAPVVSGRKGEHAKTFEKLKREGYVRIRVDQEMREITEEINLDKNKKHSIEVVVDRIVVKEGVAGRLSDSIETALALGEGKIIVDVIGDEELMFNENHACPICGFSIGELEPRLFSFNSPFGACPTCDGLGTNLEVDLDLVIPDWDRTLNEHAIAAWEPISSQYYPQLLKSVCDHYGIDMNIPVKKIPSKQINKILYGSGNEKIHFYYKNDFGNIRDNDIFFEGVLNNIARRYKETSSDFIREMLGKYMAQTKCPDCKGYRLKEGALAVLINNMHISQVTDYSIVEAHDFFNNLELTEKEEKIARMILKEISDRLDFLNNVGLEYLTLSRAAGTLSGGEAQRIRLATQIGSALTGVLYVLDEPSIGLHQRDNYRLINTLKQMRDLDNTLIVVEHDEDTMLAADYLVDIGPGAGEHGGEIVASGTPEKVKKNKQSLTGKYLSGDEYVPLPVKRRKPSKRNIEIVGAEENNLKNVDVKFPIGLMTVVTGVSGSGKSTLVNEILYKSLSKQLHRSKLKPGKYEKMKGLKHLEKVIDIDQAPIGRTPRSNPATYTGVFDNIRDVFAQTNEAKVRGYKKGRFSFNVKGGRCEACRGDGIIKIEMHFLPDVYVPCEVCHGKRYNRETLEVKYKGKSIADVLDMTVEEALDFFANIPKIRRKIQTVFDVGLGYVRLGQPATTLSGGEAQRVKLASELHRRSNGKSFYILDEPTTGLHTDDIRRLLNVLQRLVENGDSVLIIEHNLDVIKTADHIIDLGPEGGDRGGEIIATGTPEAIADTEQSYTGRYLKPILERDRKRMEADLKEHEKVGTK, encoded by the coding sequence ATGCCCAGTAAATCAATCAATATACAAGGAGCGCGTGCGCATAATCTGAAAAATGTTGACGTGACGATTCCAAAGAATAAACTTGTCGTGTTAACCGGGTTATCAGGGTCTGGAAAGTCATCGCTTGCCTTTGACACAATTTATGCAGAGGGACAGCGGCGTTATGTCGAGTCCCTGTCTGCCTATGCCCGTCAATTTTTAGGTCAAATGGACAAGCCTGATGTCGATGCAATTGAAGGGTTGTCACCGGCAATATCGATTGATCAGAAGACTACAAGCAGAAATCCGCGTTCGACAGTTGGTACGGTTACTGAAATCTATGATTATTTACGGTTATTATACGCCCGTGTCGGCCGGCCGACATGTCCGAAACATGGGATTGAAATTACGTCACAGACTGTCCAGCAGATGGTTGACAGGATTTTGGAGTACCCCGAACGGACCAAAATGCAAATCCTTGCCCCGGTTGTTTCCGGGCGAAAAGGAGAGCATGCAAAAACTTTTGAGAAATTGAAGCGTGAAGGCTATGTCCGGATCCGTGTAGATCAGGAAATGCGTGAAATTACCGAGGAAATCAATCTTGATAAAAATAAAAAACATTCCATTGAGGTGGTTGTAGACCGAATTGTTGTCAAGGAGGGTGTTGCTGGCCGATTAAGCGATTCGATTGAGACTGCCCTTGCATTGGGTGAAGGAAAAATTATTGTGGATGTAATCGGGGACGAAGAACTTATGTTCAATGAAAATCATGCCTGTCCGATTTGTGGATTTTCCATCGGTGAGCTTGAGCCAAGACTATTTTCATTTAACAGTCCATTTGGTGCCTGCCCAACGTGTGACGGGCTTGGGACCAACCTGGAAGTGGACTTGGATCTTGTTATTCCCGACTGGGACAGGACGCTGAATGAACATGCAATTGCGGCTTGGGAACCAATCAGTTCGCAGTATTATCCGCAACTGCTCAAAAGTGTTTGTGACCACTATGGAATTGATATGAACATCCCGGTTAAAAAAATTCCATCCAAACAAATAAATAAAATACTGTATGGCAGCGGAAATGAAAAAATTCATTTCTATTACAAAAATGATTTTGGCAATATCCGTGATAATGATATTTTCTTTGAAGGTGTTCTGAATAATATTGCACGCCGCTACAAAGAAACATCATCAGATTTTATACGGGAGATGCTTGGGAAATATATGGCACAAACCAAATGTCCTGACTGTAAGGGATACCGGCTGAAGGAAGGTGCGCTGGCAGTACTGATAAACAATATGCACATAAGCCAGGTTACCGATTATTCCATTGTGGAGGCGCACGATTTTTTCAACAATCTGGAATTGACGGAAAAAGAAGAGAAAATTGCCAGAATGATTTTGAAGGAAATCTCTGACAGGCTCGACTTTTTGAATAATGTCGGGCTGGAATATCTGACACTTTCCCGGGCTGCCGGTACATTATCCGGCGGAGAAGCACAGCGGATCCGACTAGCCACGCAAATCGGTTCGGCACTGACCGGCGTCCTCTATGTTCTGGACGAACCGTCGATTGGCCTGCATCAGCGGGATAATTACCGATTGATCAACACGCTGAAACAAATGCGTGACCTGGATAACACGCTGATTGTTGTGGAACATGATGAAGATACCATGCTTGCTGCTGATTATTTGGTTGATATCGGTCCAGGCGCCGGTGAGCATGGCGGTGAAATAGTAGCCAGCGGGACACCTGAAAAAGTGAAGAAAAACAAACAATCACTGACAGGAAAATATTTGTCCGGAGATGAGTATGTCCCATTGCCGGTTAAGCGGCGAAAACCATCGAAGCGGAATATTGAAATTGTTGGCGCTGAAGAAAATAACCTGAAAAACGTCGACGTTAAATTTCCGATTGGACTCATGACAGTAGTAACAGGGGTTTCCGGCTCGGGAAAGAGTACACTGGTCAATGAGATTTTATATAAATCCCTGTCAAAACAGTTGCACCGGAGTAAACTTAAACCGGGAAAATATGAAAAAATGAAGGGACTCAAACATCTTGAAAAGGTTATTGATATTGATCAGGCACCGATTGGAAGGACGCCACGCTCCAATCCGGCAACATACACCGGTGTGTTTGATAATATCCGGGATGTGTTTGCCCAGACAAACGAGGCAAAAGTCCGCGGATATAAGAAAGGCCGGTTCAGCTTTAATGTAAAAGGCGGACGCTGTGAGGCATGCCGCGGCGATGGCATTATCAAAATTGAGATGCATTTTCTGCCGGATGTATATGTTCCGTGTGAGGTTTGTCACGGTAAGCGGTACAACCGGGAAACACTGGAGGTAAAATATAAAGGCAAAAGTATTGCTGATGTGCTTGATATGACCGTTGAAGAAGCGCTGGACTTTTTTGCGAATATCCCGAAAATCAGGCGAAAAATTCAGACCGTCTTTGATGTGGGTCTCGGCTATGTGAGACTGGGGCAGCCAGCAACTACTTTGTCCGGTGGGGAAGCACAACGGGTTAAGCTGGCGAGCGAACTACACCGTCGTTCAAACGGCAAGTCATTTTATATTTTGGATGAACCAACGACAGGCTTGCATACAGACGACATCCGCCGGTTATTGAATGTACTGCAGCGGCTCGTGGAAAATGGTGATTCTGTGCTGATTATCGAGCATAATCTGGACGTCATCAAAACTGCCGATCATATTATTGACCTTGGTCCTGAAGGTGGCGACCGCGGCGGAGAAATCATTGCAACGGGAACACCGGAGGCAATTGCTGATACAGAACAATCGTACACCGGCCGTTATCTGAAGCCAATTCTTGAACGTGACCGAAAACGAATGGAAGCGGACCTTAAAGAGCACGAAAAAGTAGGCACGAAATAG
- the uvrB gene encoding excinuclease ABC subunit UvrB, whose product MKNQFDLVAQYEPSGDQPKAIEELIEKVRAGQRHQTLLGATGTGKTFTVSNVITEINRPTLVIAHNKTLAGQLYSEFKEYFPNNAVEYFVSYYDYYQPEAYVPSTDTFIEKDASINDEIDKLRHSATSSLFERRDVLIVASVSCIYGLGSPEDYESQVLSLRMGMEKDRDQLLRDLVDIQYARNDINFQRGTFRVRGDSVEVIPASKEEHCMRIEFFGDEIDRIREVDALTGEIVGDREHVAIFPASHFVTREEKLKQAIKNIEQELADRLKELRDEDKLLEAQRLEQRTNYDIEMMHEMGFCSGIENYSRHLTFRSPGSTPYTLLDYFPDDFLVVVDESHVTLPQVRGMYNGDKARKQVLVDHGFRLPSALDNRPLTFGEFETATNQLIYVSATPGPYENEHAPDVTEQIIRPTGLLDPKIDVRPIEGQIDNLIEEVNKRSKRNERVLVTTLTKKMSEDLTDYLKEIGFKVAYLHSEIKTLERIEVIRDLRVGKYDVLVGINLLREGLDIPEVSLVAILDADKEGFLRSERSLIQTMGRAARNENGEVVMFGDRITNSMQVAIDETNRRREKQMAYNEEHNITPTTIKKDVRDVIRATVAAEDTEEYESKSASLANLSKPEKAKTIENMEKEMKDAAKALDFEKAAELRDIILELKAEG is encoded by the coding sequence GTGAAAAATCAATTTGATCTTGTGGCACAGTACGAGCCAAGTGGAGATCAGCCGAAAGCGATAGAGGAACTTATTGAAAAAGTAAGGGCCGGACAGCGCCACCAGACACTGCTTGGTGCAACCGGAACCGGCAAAACGTTTACCGTATCAAATGTGATTACGGAAATTAACCGACCTACACTGGTGATTGCCCATAATAAAACTCTGGCTGGACAGCTGTACAGTGAGTTCAAAGAGTACTTCCCGAATAATGCAGTTGAATACTTTGTCAGTTATTACGATTACTATCAACCGGAAGCATATGTGCCGTCAACTGATACATTTATTGAAAAAGATGCTAGCATTAATGACGAAATCGATAAATTACGGCACTCTGCGACATCATCGCTGTTTGAGCGTCGTGATGTACTGATTGTTGCGAGTGTCTCATGCATCTACGGTTTGGGTTCGCCGGAAGACTATGAAAGCCAAGTCCTGTCACTAAGAATGGGCATGGAAAAAGATCGGGATCAGTTACTGAGGGACCTTGTGGATATTCAGTATGCCCGTAATGATATTAATTTTCAGCGTGGAACGTTTCGTGTCCGGGGTGACTCTGTGGAGGTTATCCCTGCCTCAAAAGAGGAACACTGTATGCGAATTGAGTTTTTTGGTGATGAAATAGATCGGATTCGTGAAGTCGATGCACTCACTGGTGAAATTGTCGGCGACCGTGAACATGTGGCTATTTTCCCGGCTTCTCACTTTGTTACCCGTGAAGAGAAATTAAAGCAGGCCATTAAAAACATTGAGCAGGAATTAGCTGATCGGCTGAAAGAATTGCGGGATGAAGATAAGCTTCTCGAGGCACAGCGGCTGGAACAACGGACAAATTACGATATCGAAATGATGCATGAAATGGGTTTTTGTTCTGGAATTGAAAATTATTCACGTCATCTAACATTTCGTTCACCAGGTTCAACGCCATATACACTGCTCGATTATTTCCCGGATGATTTTCTTGTCGTTGTTGATGAGTCGCATGTTACCCTGCCACAAGTAAGGGGAATGTATAATGGAGACAAGGCACGGAAACAGGTGCTTGTTGATCACGGATTCCGTTTGCCGTCAGCGCTTGATAACCGGCCGCTTACGTTTGGAGAGTTTGAAACAGCAACCAATCAATTGATTTATGTCTCAGCAACACCCGGACCGTATGAAAATGAGCATGCACCGGATGTAACAGAACAAATTATCCGGCCAACCGGGCTGCTTGATCCGAAAATTGATGTTCGGCCGATTGAAGGTCAGATAGATAACTTGATTGAGGAAGTCAATAAACGGTCCAAACGGAACGAACGTGTGCTTGTGACCACGCTGACGAAAAAAATGTCAGAGGATTTAACCGATTATTTGAAGGAGATAGGCTTTAAAGTTGCCTATTTGCATTCCGAGATTAAAACACTCGAGCGTATTGAAGTTATTCGGGATTTGCGGGTTGGTAAATATGATGTGCTTGTCGGTATTAACCTGTTGCGTGAAGGACTTGATATTCCGGAAGTTTCATTGGTTGCAATTTTGGATGCCGATAAGGAAGGCTTTTTGCGGTCTGAACGCTCGCTGATCCAGACAATGGGACGGGCTGCACGTAATGAAAACGGTGAAGTGGTCATGTTTGGAGACCGGATTACAAATTCCATGCAAGTTGCGATTGATGAGACGAATCGCCGCCGTGAGAAGCAGATGGCTTACAATGAAGAACATAACATTACACCAACCACCATCAAAAAGGATGTCCGTGATGTGATTCGAGCTACGGTTGCAGCAGAGGATACGGAAGAATATGAAAGTAAATCTGCCAGCCTTGCCAATCTGTCAAAACCAGAGAAAGCAAAAACGATAGAAAATATGGAAAAAGAAATGAAGGATGCTGCCAAAGCGCTTGATTTTGAGAAGGCAGCCGAACTTCGTGATATAATACTTGAATTAAAAGCAGAAGGTTAA
- a CDS encoding FixH family protein, which translates to MKKMIMLILTATVLAACGQSDDTSSSDSEVVQPIRADLNVPEKGDTDETVTFKVTVTQDGKAVKDADEVKFEIWREGSKDDSEMIEANNMKDGAYTVENTFTGKGIYYIQSHVTAKQMHTMPKAKINIGNAQASKDKTDKEQGHHHSQTTVKFHPPEKITADESAAFTATVSTKQEPLSAASVTMEIWQESDEKHDWVTMTEQNAGTYQAKTTFKNSGTYKIKVHVKKGDIHYHNVFKINADKRQ; encoded by the coding sequence ATGAAAAAAATGATTATGCTGATTCTCACAGCAACTGTACTTGCAGCATGCGGGCAATCGGATGATACCAGCAGTTCCGATAGTGAAGTTGTTCAGCCGATCAGAGCTGATTTAAACGTGCCGGAAAAAGGTGATACAGACGAGACCGTTACTTTCAAAGTAACTGTTACCCAAGATGGCAAAGCTGTTAAAGATGCAGATGAAGTCAAATTCGAAATCTGGCGCGAAGGTTCTAAAGATGACAGTGAAATGATCGAGGCAAACAACATGAAGGACGGTGCATACACGGTTGAGAACACATTTACCGGAAAAGGCATCTATTATATTCAATCCCATGTTACCGCCAAACAAATGCACACTATGCCGAAAGCGAAAATAAATATCGGCAATGCACAAGCAAGTAAGGATAAAACCGACAAAGAACAGGGACATCACCATTCCCAAACAACTGTAAAATTCCATCCCCCTGAAAAAATCACTGCGGATGAAAGTGCAGCGTTTACAGCAACCGTTTCGACTAAACAAGAACCATTATCAGCTGCATCCGTTACCATGGAAATTTGGCAGGAAAGCGATGAAAAACATGATTGGGTTACAATGACTGAACAAAATGCGGGAACCTATCAAGCTAAGACAACATTTAAAAATAGTGGAACCTATAAGATAAAAGTTCATGTAAAAAAAGGCGACATTCATTATCATAATGTTTTTAAGATAAATGCAGATAAAAGGCAGTAA
- a CDS encoding PDZ domain-containing protein, giving the protein MAESWLIELAKGVGKIFFNPLLYWIILLIFLAGIKRIQKERNNFGFKLFDVFSEWKNTWTVGLLSGLFISIIFLGAGVVFSYETILVLSSLAIILSITLRFTLLSASYTVGIGYLILLVLPFIPSSQNVIDGGLFTETNFTGLVFLLSIMLFTEAVLTKRVQNNTSFPDMISGRRGMLVGAHHIKKLSVIPFFVLVPSGLITSFAPFWPYFSMNGETYSLLLVPFLVGFDYTVKSSLPEKAAERISKSVFILGSMVFLLAVGSIYVRWLSIAAIVLGIIGKEFISYRHRAFENKHNAYFSRQTRGFKVLGIVPNSPAERLGVVVGDSIVKVNGHHVNSLHDFYYALQKNTFFKLEIVDEHHEVRFVQSPLYEGDHHELGIVTTTFRNYETEQKVNQ; this is encoded by the coding sequence ATGGCAGAATCATGGTTGATTGAATTGGCAAAAGGAGTGGGAAAAATATTTTTTAATCCACTTCTATATTGGATCATATTACTAATATTCCTTGCCGGGATAAAACGGATACAAAAGGAAAGGAATAATTTTGGATTTAAGCTGTTTGATGTATTTTCGGAATGGAAAAACACTTGGACTGTTGGTTTGTTATCCGGTCTTTTTATATCCATCATTTTTCTCGGCGCCGGGGTTGTTTTTTCATATGAAACCATTCTTGTATTAAGTAGTCTTGCAATTATACTTAGTATTACGTTACGGTTCACACTGTTGTCTGCTAGTTATACGGTTGGTATAGGCTATCTGATTCTGCTTGTGCTGCCGTTTATCCCGTCAAGTCAAAACGTAATTGACGGCGGGTTGTTCACGGAGACCAATTTTACCGGATTGGTATTTTTGCTTTCCATCATGCTGTTTACGGAAGCTGTATTAACAAAACGTGTTCAAAATAATACGTCATTCCCAGATATGATTTCGGGCCGGCGCGGAATGCTTGTTGGAGCTCATCATATAAAGAAATTGAGCGTTATTCCATTTTTTGTGCTGGTGCCATCCGGGCTGATTACATCGTTTGCCCCGTTTTGGCCTTATTTTTCCATGAACGGTGAAACGTACAGTCTGTTGCTCGTTCCGTTTCTGGTTGGATTTGATTATACGGTAAAAAGCAGTTTACCGGAAAAGGCTGCTGAGCGAATATCCAAGTCGGTCTTTATACTGGGATCTATGGTGTTTCTTTTAGCAGTCGGGAGTATTTATGTTCGATGGCTGTCTATTGCAGCGATTGTGCTTGGAATCATTGGAAAAGAGTTTATCAGTTACAGGCACCGGGCATTTGAAAACAAACACAACGCTTACTTCAGCCGTCAAACCAGAGGCTTTAAAGTGTTGGGTATCGTCCCTAATTCCCCCGCAGAGCGGCTGGGTGTGGTGGTTGGCGATTCCATCGTAAAAGTGAATGGACACCATGTAAACAGCCTCCATGATTTTTATTATGCATTGCAAAAAAATACGTTTTTCAAACTTGAAATTGTTGATGAACATCATGAGGTCAGGTTTGTGCAGAGTCCCTTATATGAGGGTGATCATCACGAACTGGGAATTGTAACAACAACTTTCCGGAATTATGAAACGGAGCAAAAGGTTAACCAATAG
- a CDS encoding S41 family peptidase codes for MNLRKQHIVLILLAALVLGFAGAYFGVQLAQDQTSGSVTQESADSSGSSDKRQANLMGDVSKVANAYNLIKDNYLHDVSDKQLIEGAIQGMLNSLDDPYSTYMDAETMEQFSNTIESSFEGIGAEVSMINGKVNIVAPIKNSPAEEAGLRPNDKILSVDGKSVVGMDLFEAVELIRGEKGSEVVLEVQRAGVKEPFKVTIVRDDIPLETVYSEIKNINGQKTGVIEITSFSENTAQHFSKQLKDLEEKGIEGLVIDVRGNPGGLLSAVEGILKNFIPEDTPMVQIENPQGKTSKSFSNLKEKKPYPISVIINEGSASASEILAVAMKETGYEVVGVTSFGKGTVQQAVPLGDGSTLKLTLFKWLSPEGTWIHEKGVKPTIKVKQPEYYFTNPVQVKEPISYNHTGDKVENMQVMLKGLGYNPGRTDGYFNKETEEAVKKFQKKNDLNVTGKINAKTAGKIETAIVEKIRGGKEDRQMEKALYVLYK; via the coding sequence ATGAATCTCCGTAAACAGCATATCGTTCTTATTTTGCTTGCTGCACTAGTTCTTGGATTTGCAGGCGCTTATTTTGGAGTGCAATTGGCGCAGGATCAAACATCCGGTTCCGTTACCCAGGAATCAGCTGATTCATCCGGCTCTTCAGATAAACGGCAGGCTAATTTAATGGGGGACGTTAGTAAAGTTGCCAATGCTTACAATTTAATAAAAGATAATTATCTGCATGATGTGTCGGACAAGCAGCTTATTGAAGGTGCAATTCAGGGCATGCTCAATTCATTGGACGATCCATACAGTACATATATGGACGCCGAAACAATGGAGCAGTTCAGCAATACAATCGAATCCTCCTTTGAGGGAATCGGTGCTGAGGTAAGCATGATTAATGGCAAGGTAAATATTGTTGCCCCAATTAAAAATTCTCCCGCAGAAGAAGCAGGGCTACGGCCGAATGATAAAATCCTCAGTGTTGACGGAAAAAGTGTAGTCGGAATGGATTTATTTGAGGCGGTTGAGCTTATCCGTGGGGAGAAAGGATCTGAAGTTGTTCTGGAAGTACAGCGCGCAGGTGTTAAGGAGCCATTCAAAGTAACAATTGTGCGTGATGATATCCCGCTTGAAACGGTGTATTCGGAAATAAAAAATATTAATGGCCAGAAAACAGGAGTTATTGAAATCACTTCGTTTTCCGAGAATACTGCCCAGCATTTTTCCAAGCAGCTTAAAGACTTGGAGGAAAAAGGGATTGAAGGACTGGTTATTGATGTCCGGGGGAACCCTGGTGGTTTGTTGAGTGCTGTCGAAGGAATATTGAAGAATTTTATTCCTGAGGACACGCCAATGGTTCAAATTGAAAATCCGCAAGGGAAGACATCAAAGTCATTTTCGAACCTTAAAGAGAAAAAACCTTATCCTATCAGTGTTATTATCAACGAAGGCAGTGCATCCGCATCTGAAATCCTGGCTGTTGCCATGAAAGAAACTGGATATGAGGTTGTCGGTGTGACAAGTTTCGGTAAAGGAACTGTCCAGCAGGCTGTACCGCTTGGAGATGGGAGTACGCTGAAGCTTACCTTGTTCAAGTGGCTTTCTCCGGAAGGTACATGGATTCACGAGAAAGGTGTTAAGCCGACAATAAAAGTAAAACAGCCGGAATACTATTTCACCAATCCGGTTCAGGTAAAAGAACCAATATCGTATAATCATACGGGCGATAAGGTGGAAAATATGCAGGTTATGCTGAAAGGTCTCGGATATAATCCGGGACGAACGGATGGCTATTTTAATAAAGAAACCGAAGAGGCCGTCAAAAAGTTTCAGAAGAAAAATGATTTAAATGTAACCGGAAAAATTAATGCTAAAACTGCTGGTAAGATTGAAACAGCGATTGTTGAAAAAATCAGGGGTGGAAAAGAGGACCGGCAAATGGAAAAAGCATTATATGTATTATATAAATAA